One Halomonas sp. THAF5a genomic region harbors:
- the dauA gene encoding C4-dicarboxylic acid transporter DauA, with protein sequence MARHRPSLPAIATGLRAAWRDGYGLDDLRRDSLAGLTVGTVAVPLSMALAIATGVPPQHGLYTAIVAGVLIALTGGSRFNVSGPTAAFVVILFPVVQQFGLGGLLIASMMAGVILVALGLTGMGRLIQFVPYPVVLGFTAGIAVVIAVLQLPDFLGLEVELGEHFVENLGQIAMSLPTVAPLELGVGLFALGVMLLWPRLGLPIPAPLVGLVAGALAAFAINHWLAGSGAEVATIASRFTWEAQGEAGGGIPPIAPSFIAPWRLPGANGEPLAVDFALIRALLGPAFAIALLGAIESLLCAVVSDGLTRTRHDPNAELIGQGLGNIVAPLFGGITATAAIARTATNIRSGARSPIAAVVHALVVLLAVVALAELLGRVPMAALAALLFIVAWNMSEARHVLHTLRSAPPGDVAILATCFTLTVLFDMVLAVGVGMGLAAALFIRRMALLTETRRVDGAPRTDVEALPDAIALYDVDGPLFFGAAEKALTSLHRVDPQVRVVILDMHDVPSMDGTAIVALEALIDEVHREGVSLVLVGLPTRILVKLRRAGIRRSAGRLTWCRDLPRGRRVAQRWLERPV encoded by the coding sequence ATGGCACGCCACCGACCGTCTCTTCCCGCCATCGCCACCGGCCTGCGCGCGGCCTGGCGAGACGGCTACGGCCTGGACGACCTGCGCCGCGACAGCCTGGCCGGGCTGACCGTCGGCACCGTGGCGGTGCCGCTCTCCATGGCACTGGCGATCGCCACCGGCGTGCCTCCCCAGCACGGGCTCTATACGGCGATCGTCGCCGGTGTGCTTATCGCGTTGACCGGCGGCTCGCGCTTCAATGTCTCGGGCCCGACCGCGGCCTTCGTCGTCATCCTCTTCCCTGTCGTCCAGCAGTTCGGCCTGGGGGGCTTGCTGATCGCCTCGATGATGGCCGGCGTGATCCTCGTGGCACTGGGCCTCACCGGCATGGGGCGCCTGATCCAGTTCGTGCCCTATCCGGTGGTGCTCGGCTTCACCGCGGGCATCGCGGTGGTGATCGCGGTGCTGCAGCTGCCCGACTTCCTGGGCCTCGAGGTCGAGCTGGGCGAGCATTTCGTCGAGAACCTCGGGCAGATCGCCATGTCGCTGCCGACCGTGGCCCCCCTCGAGCTGGGGGTCGGCCTCTTCGCCCTGGGGGTCATGCTGCTCTGGCCGCGCCTGGGGCTGCCGATTCCGGCGCCGCTGGTCGGCCTGGTGGCCGGGGCCCTGGCCGCCTTTGCCATCAACCACTGGCTGGCCGGGTCGGGCGCGGAGGTGGCGACCATCGCCTCGCGCTTCACATGGGAGGCTCAGGGCGAGGCGGGCGGCGGCATTCCCCCCATCGCGCCGAGCTTCATCGCGCCCTGGCGACTGCCCGGCGCGAACGGCGAGCCCCTGGCGGTGGATTTCGCCCTGATTCGCGCCCTGCTGGGGCCCGCCTTCGCCATCGCCCTGCTGGGGGCGATCGAATCGCTGCTGTGCGCCGTGGTCTCCGACGGGCTGACCCGGACCCGACATGATCCCAACGCCGAACTCATCGGCCAGGGGCTCGGTAACATCGTCGCGCCGCTGTTCGGCGGCATCACCGCCACGGCCGCCATTGCCCGCACCGCCACCAATATCCGAAGCGGCGCCCGCTCGCCGATCGCGGCCGTGGTACACGCGCTGGTGGTGCTGCTGGCGGTGGTGGCCCTGGCGGAGCTGCTGGGGCGGGTACCGATGGCCGCGCTGGCGGCCCTGCTGTTCATCGTCGCCTGGAACATGAGCGAGGCCCGTCATGTCCTGCACACCCTGCGCTCGGCCCCGCCGGGTGACGTGGCCATCCTCGCGACCTGCTTCACCCTGACCGTGCTCTTCGACATGGTGCTGGCCGTGGGGGTGGGCATGGGCCTGGCCGCCGCCCTGTTCATCCGGCGCATGGCGCTGCTCACCGAGACCCGTCGCGTCGACGGCGCGCCCCGGACCGACGTCGAGGCGCTGCCCGACGCGATCGCCCTCTACGACGTCGACGGCCCGCTGTTCTTCGGCGCCGCCGAGAAGGCGCTCACCTCGCTGCATCGCGTGGACCCGCAGGTGCGGGTCGTCATCCTCGACATGCACGATGTGCCGAGCATGGACGGCACCGCCATCGTGGCCCTCGAGGCGCTGATCGACGAGGTGCACCGCGAAGGCGTCTCGCTGGTGCTGGTCGGCCTGCCAACGCGGATCCTCGTCAAGCTGCGCCGGGCGGGCATCCGCCGATCGGCCGGCCGGCTGACCTGGTGCCGGGATCTTCCGCGGGGTCGACGCGTGGCGCAGCGCTGGCTCGAGCGACCCGTCTGA
- a CDS encoding CopG family transcriptional regulator, translating into MEKKTARLTLLIDPHKKRAFEQLCAAQDLTPSQVVRQLIRDYLGEHGVDYESRPDRASEAPEKR; encoded by the coding sequence ATGGAAAAGAAGACGGCACGCCTGACCCTGCTGATCGATCCGCACAAGAAGCGTGCCTTCGAGCAGCTCTGCGCGGCCCAGGACCTGACGCCCTCTCAGGTCGTGAGACAGCTGATTCGCGACTATCTGGGCGAGCACGGCGTGGACTACGAGTCGCGACCCGATCGGGCCAGTGAGGCGCCTGAGAAGCGCTGA
- a CDS encoding ATP-binding protein: MTSIRRRTLGVVLLMFGLSMLVIGTVSYHYAAHEVEELYDANMVQSARLLEGLMQAPLPAPQRALLLESIDTALKRAEQADQSIAGHRYESKLAFQAWRGETLLLRSALAPEAPLTDLDNGYGNARLADGGWRVYALSTPDDDLRVIVGQREDVRGELIAAIALRTLIPDLLGLPVLGLLLWWATGWGLRPLSQLAAQIRSRDPQNLQPLVMRRLPRELATIAGALNRLLERIRSLRAREQRFIADAAHELRTPLAVLDLHAQNALAAEDPEDRREALDKLRGGVARATRMVSQLLTLARLEPEQEGDGRVREIALLPEVREALAKLMPLAVEGRQELQLEADETADWRLDVEPGTVDTLLQNLVGNALQHSPAGALIRVMLSAGHDAVTITVEDQGPGIPAEQRQQVLARFHRGGPGAGAGLGLSIVDRLLQRHRGELRLDEAPGGGLRVTASLPRTPRDA, encoded by the coding sequence ATGACCTCGATCCGCCGCCGCACCCTCGGCGTGGTGCTGCTGATGTTCGGCCTGAGCATGCTGGTGATCGGCACCGTCAGCTACCACTACGCCGCCCACGAGGTCGAGGAGCTCTACGACGCCAACATGGTGCAGAGCGCCCGGCTGCTCGAGGGCCTGATGCAGGCCCCGCTGCCGGCGCCCCAGCGGGCCCTGCTGCTGGAGAGCATCGACACGGCGCTCAAGCGCGCCGAGCAGGCCGACCAGAGCATCGCCGGGCACCGCTACGAGAGCAAGCTGGCCTTCCAGGCCTGGCGGGGCGAGACCCTGCTGCTGCGCTCCGCCCTGGCCCCCGAGGCGCCGCTCACCGACCTGGACAACGGCTACGGCAACGCCCGGCTGGCGGACGGCGGTTGGCGGGTCTACGCCCTGAGCACGCCGGACGATGACCTGCGGGTCATCGTCGGGCAGCGGGAGGACGTGCGCGGCGAGCTGATCGCGGCCATCGCTCTGCGCACCCTGATCCCGGACCTGCTGGGCCTGCCGGTGCTGGGCCTGCTGCTGTGGTGGGCCACCGGCTGGGGCCTGCGGCCGCTGTCGCAGCTGGCCGCGCAGATCCGCAGCCGCGACCCCCAGAACCTGCAGCCGCTGGTCATGCGGCGGCTGCCCCGGGAGCTTGCGACCATCGCCGGCGCCCTCAACCGGCTGCTCGAGCGTATCCGCTCGCTGCGCGCCCGGGAGCAGCGCTTCATCGCCGATGCCGCCCACGAGCTGCGCACGCCGCTGGCCGTGCTCGACCTCCACGCCCAGAACGCCCTGGCCGCCGAGGATCCCGAGGATCGCCGCGAGGCGCTGGACAAGCTGCGCGGCGGCGTGGCCCGGGCCACCCGAATGGTCTCCCAGCTGCTCACCCTGGCCCGGCTCGAGCCCGAACAGGAGGGCGACGGCCGGGTCCGCGAGATCGCCCTGCTGCCCGAGGTGCGCGAGGCGCTGGCCAAGCTGATGCCGCTGGCCGTGGAGGGCCGCCAGGAGCTGCAGCTGGAGGCCGACGAGACGGCGGACTGGCGACTGGACGTGGAGCCCGGCACGGTCGACACCCTGCTGCAGAACCTGGTCGGCAACGCCCTTCAGCACTCGCCCGCGGGCGCGCTGATCCGCGTCATGCTCAGCGCCGGCCACGACGCCGTGACGATCACCGTCGAGGACCAGGGGCCGGGCATTCCGGCCGAGCAGCGCCAGCAGGTGCTGGCACGCTTCCACCGCGGCGGCCCCGGCGCCGGGGCCGGCCTGGGGCTCTCCATCGTCGATCGCCTGCTGCAGCGCCACCGCGGCGAGCTGCGCCTCGACGAGGCTCCGGGCGGCGGGCTGCGGGTCACGGCCTCGCTGCCGAGGACGCCGCGCGACGCGTGA
- a CDS encoding response regulator transcription factor, giving the protein MRILLVEDDPSLAAGIRLALKPEHYAVDRLADGRQALAALKGDEPFDAVILDLGLPGLDGMQVLEAVRRRGNRVPVLVLTARDGIDDRIAGLDAGADDYLIKPFQVDELKARLRALLRRSQGQASHVLEARGIRLDPATHSVSCRDTPVALSRREFALLQEFLSHPGRVFTRDTLTRLIYGWDEEVESNAIEVHVHHLRRKLFPELIRTVRGIGYVMDKAPS; this is encoded by the coding sequence ATGCGCATACTGCTGGTGGAGGATGATCCGAGCCTGGCCGCGGGCATCCGCCTGGCGCTCAAGCCCGAACACTACGCCGTGGACCGCCTGGCCGACGGCCGCCAGGCCCTGGCGGCGCTAAAGGGCGACGAGCCCTTCGATGCCGTGATCCTCGACCTGGGCCTGCCCGGGCTCGACGGCATGCAGGTGCTCGAGGCGGTGCGCCGGCGCGGCAATCGCGTGCCGGTGCTGGTGCTGACCGCCCGGGACGGCATCGATGACCGCATCGCCGGCCTCGACGCCGGCGCCGACGACTACCTGATCAAGCCCTTCCAGGTCGACGAGCTCAAGGCGCGGCTGCGGGCCCTGCTGCGCCGCAGCCAGGGGCAGGCCAGCCACGTGCTGGAGGCGCGCGGCATCCGCCTCGACCCCGCCACCCACAGCGTCAGCTGCCGGGACACGCCGGTGGCGCTGTCGCGGCGCGAGTTCGCCCTGCTGCAGGAGTTCCTCAGCCATCCGGGGCGAGTCTTCACCCGCGACACCCTGACCCGGCTGATCTACGGCTGGGACGAGGAGGTGGAGAGCAACGCCATCGAGGTGCACGTGCACCACCTGCGTCGCAAGCTCTTCCCCGAGCTGATCCGCACCGTGCGCGGCATCGGCTACGTGATGGACAAGGCCCCCTCATGA
- a CDS encoding SDR family oxidoreductase, translated as MRWTKTPGTPGLPEGGWAAQTVLLTGASGGIGEALVEELAGAGARLVITGRRREALDALAARHPGRVTVVAADLTRAEERRRLVEAAVEAGCTMLINAAGVNRAGLFEASSDEDLEALVTLNLTSTLQLTRALLPRLLAAEHGWVVNLGSTFGSLGYPGQAGYCATKFALRGFTQALRRELADTRVRVLHVAPRATRTAMNAPEVEAMNRALGNAMDAPQRVAHRVRRAIETGREETQLGGPERLFARINAIAPSLVDRALRRQLPTIRRFLARPGGETP; from the coding sequence ATGCGCTGGACTAAAACGCCCGGGACCCCGGGCCTCCCCGAGGGCGGCTGGGCCGCCCAGACGGTGCTGCTCACCGGGGCGAGCGGCGGCATCGGCGAGGCGCTGGTCGAGGAGCTGGCCGGTGCCGGCGCGCGGCTTGTGATCACCGGACGCCGCCGGGAGGCCCTCGACGCCCTGGCGGCGCGCCATCCGGGCCGGGTGACGGTCGTCGCCGCCGACCTGACCCGCGCCGAGGAGCGCCGGCGGCTGGTCGAGGCGGCCGTCGAGGCGGGCTGCACCATGCTGATCAACGCCGCCGGGGTGAACCGGGCGGGGCTCTTCGAGGCCTCGAGCGACGAGGACCTCGAGGCGCTGGTCACCCTCAACCTCACCAGCACCCTGCAGCTGACCCGGGCGCTGCTGCCCCGGCTGCTCGCCGCCGAGCACGGCTGGGTGGTCAACCTGGGCTCGACCTTCGGGAGCCTCGGCTATCCCGGCCAGGCCGGCTACTGCGCCACCAAGTTCGCCCTGCGGGGCTTCACCCAGGCCCTGCGCCGCGAGCTCGCCGACACCCGGGTCCGCGTGCTGCACGTGGCGCCCCGGGCCACCCGCACCGCCATGAACGCCCCCGAGGTCGAGGCGATGAACCGGGCGCTGGGCAACGCCATGGATGCTCCCCAGCGGGTCGCCCATCGCGTGCGCCGGGCCATCGAGACCGGGCGCGAGGAGACCCAGCTGGGCGGCCCGGAGCGGCTCTTCGCTCGGATCAACGCGATCGCCCCGAGCCTGGTCGACCGGGCCCTGCGCCGCCAGCTGCCCACCATTCGCCGCTTCCTCGCCCGCCCCGGGGGCGAGACGCCGTGA
- a CDS encoding AMP-binding protein — MRPGTEALLARLAHHAEATPDAVALDNGRQRLLYGALPGEIAARRARLEAQGARRVGLALDNGLDWALWHLALLAAGRVDVPIPAFFSEAQRRHLVARAGLDAWIGPGAAALGFSPSPDPAIDRRAVAAPPGLHAGTGTITFTSGTSGAPKGVCLDRAAPLRVAESLAEAMAPLGLKRHLAMLPLATLLETIGGLYVPLWLGASAGLPGTAEAGWTGASGFDPRLALSAIEAFSPHSLILVPQLLQALVEHSPRAPAGLRVVAVGGAPVAASLLEQARAGGWPVIEGYGLSEAASVVCLNRPGEPARGVGRPLPHAEVRVAADGEVWVRGATMLGYLGEPPLAGWHRTGDLGHWQGEHLVLDGRRRDVFITAYGRNVDPQWVEGELRARPAIAQALVHGEALARNRALIVPADPALDDRDLAAAVAAANAALPDYARVGEWRRCPPFTPDNRQLTANGRLRRDVLHAAYRDWLRRPADAPSRSTPLDPSMPRRSHPMTPYQHLQDATRAERDWLLAAPLLTRALDGKVSREEYLAFLGQAYHHVRFTVPLMMACGARLPERLGWLRSALVEYIDEEHGHEQWILDDIRAAGGDADAAAATPPAPATALMVSHVRDVIAHGNPVGFFGMVQVLEGTSTAIATRAAEGLQANLGLPDDAVRYLTSHGSLDIGHLAFFEGLVNRLDEAELAAVIDTAKMVYRLYGAMFRGVTARCAGGDATRELADALD; from the coding sequence ATGCGGCCCGGCACTGAGGCGCTGCTCGCGCGGCTGGCCCACCACGCCGAGGCGACGCCCGACGCCGTGGCCCTGGACAACGGGCGGCAACGCCTCCTCTACGGCGCGCTGCCCGGCGAGATCGCCGCGCGCCGCGCCCGCCTCGAGGCCCAGGGCGCCCGGCGGGTGGGCCTGGCGCTGGACAACGGCCTCGACTGGGCGCTCTGGCACCTCGCCCTGCTGGCCGCGGGCCGCGTCGACGTGCCGATCCCCGCCTTCTTCAGCGAGGCCCAGCGCCGCCATCTGGTGGCCCGGGCCGGCCTGGATGCCTGGATCGGCCCCGGCGCCGCGGCGCTGGGCTTCTCCCCGAGCCCCGACCCGGCCATCGACCGCCGAGCGGTGGCCGCGCCGCCCGGGCTGCACGCAGGCACCGGCACCATCACCTTCACCTCCGGCACCAGCGGGGCGCCCAAGGGGGTCTGCCTCGACCGCGCGGCCCCACTGCGGGTCGCCGAGAGCCTCGCCGAGGCGATGGCGCCGCTCGGCCTCAAGCGCCACCTGGCCATGCTGCCCCTGGCCACCCTGCTCGAGACCATCGGCGGGCTCTACGTGCCGCTGTGGCTCGGCGCCAGCGCCGGCCTGCCCGGCACCGCCGAGGCGGGCTGGACCGGCGCCAGCGGCTTCGATCCCCGCCTCGCGCTCTCGGCCATCGAGGCCTTCAGTCCGCATAGCCTGATCCTGGTGCCCCAGCTGCTGCAGGCGCTGGTGGAGCACTCGCCCCGGGCCCCGGCCGGGCTGCGCGTGGTCGCCGTGGGCGGCGCCCCGGTCGCCGCCTCGCTGCTCGAACAGGCCCGGGCCGGCGGCTGGCCAGTGATCGAGGGCTATGGCCTCTCGGAGGCCGCCTCGGTGGTCTGCCTCAACCGGCCCGGCGAGCCCGCCCGCGGCGTGGGCCGTCCCCTGCCCCACGCCGAGGTCCGCGTCGCGGCCGACGGCGAGGTCTGGGTGCGCGGCGCCACCATGCTCGGCTACCTGGGCGAGCCGCCGCTGGCCGGCTGGCACCGAACTGGCGACCTCGGCCACTGGCAGGGCGAGCACCTGGTGCTCGACGGCCGACGCCGCGACGTCTTCATCACCGCCTACGGCCGCAACGTCGACCCCCAGTGGGTGGAGGGCGAGCTCCGCGCCCGGCCCGCCATCGCCCAGGCCCTGGTCCATGGCGAGGCGCTGGCCCGCAACCGGGCGCTGATCGTGCCCGCCGACCCCGCGCTCGACGACCGCGACCTGGCGGCGGCCGTGGCCGCCGCCAACGCCGCCCTCCCGGACTATGCCCGGGTCGGCGAGTGGCGGCGCTGCCCGCCCTTCACCCCCGACAACCGGCAGCTGACGGCCAACGGCCGCCTGCGCCGCGACGTCCTCCATGCCGCCTATCGCGACTGGCTCCGGCGCCCCGCCGACGCGCCGTCGCGCTCTACCCCGCTCGATCCATCCATGCCCCGAAGGAGCCACCCCATGACCCCCTATCAACACCTGCAGGACGCCACTCGCGCCGAGCGCGACTGGCTGCTGGCCGCCCCGCTGCTGACCCGCGCCCTCGACGGAAAGGTGAGCCGCGAGGAGTATCTGGCCTTCCTCGGCCAGGCCTACCACCACGTGCGCTTCACGGTGCCGCTGATGATGGCCTGCGGCGCGCGCCTGCCCGAGCGTCTCGGCTGGCTGCGCAGCGCCCTGGTGGAGTACATCGACGAGGAGCACGGCCACGAGCAGTGGATCCTCGATGACATCCGCGCCGCCGGTGGCGATGCGGACGCCGCGGCCGCCACACCGCCCGCCCCGGCCACGGCGCTGATGGTCTCCCACGTGCGCGACGTCATCGCCCATGGCAACCCGGTGGGCTTCTTCGGCATGGTGCAGGTGCTCGAGGGCACCAGCACGGCGATCGCCACCCGGGCCGCCGAGGGTCTCCAGGCGAACCTCGGCCTGCCGGACGACGCGGTGCGCTACCTGACCTCCCACGGCAGCCTGGACATCGGCCACCTCGCCTTCTTCGAGGGGCTGGTGAACCGCCTGGACGAGGCCGAGCTGGCGGCGGTGATCGATACCGCGAAGATGGTCTATCGCCTCTACGGCGCCATGTTCCGCGGCGTCACCGCCCGCTGTGCCGGCGGCGACGCGACCCGGGAGCTCGCCGATGCGCTGGACTAA
- a CDS encoding thermostable hemolysin — translation MSIPDPVPAPAAGHRPSTPPPAERVIRAADAPLTWREGRHRQERRRLERLVRRCFAAEHGARIRHFLPRLFGLWQGDVPLAAVGAGRADEGPLFQEHYLDAPVEGVLSRHLARPVAREAIAEIGNLASLRRGLQRRLFVPLIDRLVVDGLDWVVFTATPTVANGIGRLGIALEPLGAADPSRLGEGQADWGRYYDHRPQVMAGDLRRAHAVLTERGLLGPTRPEEVAHAARH, via the coding sequence ATGTCGATTCCCGATCCCGTTCCCGCCCCCGCTGCCGGCCACCGGCCGTCGACGCCCCCGCCTGCCGAGCGCGTGATCCGCGCCGCGGACGCCCCGCTCACGTGGCGAGAGGGCCGCCACCGGCAGGAGCGCCGGCGCCTCGAGCGGCTGGTGCGCCGCTGCTTCGCCGCCGAGCACGGCGCCCGCATCCGCCATTTCCTGCCCCGCCTCTTCGGGCTCTGGCAGGGCGATGTCCCCCTGGCGGCGGTGGGCGCGGGTCGCGCCGACGAGGGGCCGCTCTTCCAGGAGCACTACCTGGACGCCCCCGTCGAGGGGGTCCTCTCCCGCCACCTCGCACGCCCCGTGGCCCGCGAGGCGATCGCCGAGATCGGCAACCTGGCGAGCCTGCGCCGCGGCCTGCAGCGGCGCCTCTTCGTGCCGCTGATCGATCGGCTGGTCGTCGATGGCCTCGACTGGGTGGTGTTCACCGCGACGCCGACGGTGGCCAACGGCATCGGCCGCCTGGGCATCGCCCTCGAGCCGCTGGGTGCCGCCGACCCGTCGCGACTGGGAGAGGGGCAGGCGGACTGGGGTCGCTACTACGATCACCGGCCGCAGGTGATGGCCGGCGACCTGCGCCGGGCCCACGCCGTGCTCACCGAGCGCGGCCTGCTGGGCCCGACCCGCCCCGAGGAGGTCGCCCATGCGGCCCGGCACTGA
- a CDS encoding C40 family peptidase yields the protein MPGRRRPPGGAIRLAIALLIAIALTGCAGRELATRDEPGALSIDRALILAEARRSLGTPYRYGGTGEQGLDCSGLVQRAYARAGIRVPRTSRAQFETLPRIEEARHHHRPDPGLLAGALPGGRRPRALIAAPLLHDRRACLKPSLS from the coding sequence ATGCCTGGACGTCGACGGCCCCCGGGCGGCGCGATCCGCCTGGCGATCGCCCTGCTGATCGCCATCGCACTGACGGGCTGCGCGGGTCGCGAGCTCGCCACCCGCGACGAGCCGGGCGCGCTCTCGATCGATCGCGCGCTGATCCTCGCCGAGGCCAGGCGCTCCCTCGGCACCCCCTATCGCTATGGCGGCACCGGCGAGCAGGGCCTGGACTGCTCGGGCCTTGTGCAGCGCGCCTACGCTCGCGCCGGCATCCGCGTGCCGCGCACTTCCCGGGCGCAGTTCGAGACCCTGCCGCGCATCGAGGAGGCGCGTCACCACCACCGCCCTGACCCTGGACTACTGGCAGGCGCGCTTCCTGGGGGCCGCCGCCCCCGCGCCTTGATCGCCGCCCCCCTCCTGCACGACCGGCGCGCGTGCCTTAAGCCGTCGTTAAGTTGA
- the gloA gene encoding lactoylglutathione lyase has protein sequence MSFQGEQHPGVQAPTAESNGFRLNHTMLRIKDPETALAFYTRVFGMRVLRRLDFEEMQFSLYFLARPEAGEAVPEDRDARTAWTFDQRGVLELTHNWGTETQDDFAYHDGNAEPQGFGHICFSVPDLEAAQAWFDANGVEFVKRADQGKMKDVVFVKDVDGYWIEVVEAGRMAGKGDGAQA, from the coding sequence ATGAGCTTCCAGGGAGAACAGCACCCGGGCGTCCAGGCGCCCACCGCCGAGAGCAACGGCTTCCGCCTCAACCACACCATGCTGCGCATCAAGGATCCCGAGACGGCGCTGGCCTTCTACACCCGCGTGTTCGGCATGCGGGTGCTGCGCCGCCTCGACTTCGAGGAGATGCAGTTCTCGCTCTACTTCCTGGCGCGCCCCGAGGCCGGTGAGGCGGTTCCCGAGGATCGTGACGCGCGCACCGCCTGGACCTTCGACCAGCGCGGCGTGCTGGAGCTGACCCACAACTGGGGCACCGAGACCCAGGACGACTTCGCCTACCACGACGGCAACGCCGAGCCCCAGGGCTTCGGCCACATCTGCTTCAGCGTGCCGGATCTGGAGGCCGCCCAGGCCTGGTTCGACGCCAACGGCGTCGAGTTCGTCAAGCGCGCCGACCAGGGCAAGATGAAGGACGTGGTGTTCGTGAAGGACGTCGACGGCTACTGGATCGAGGTGGTCGAGGCGGGCCGCATGGCCGGCAAGGGAGACGGCGCGCAGGCCTAG
- a CDS encoding ABC transporter substrate-binding protein, producing the protein MNLSLRPLTLALAGTLLVAPLAVSSVAQAAEPEDVRFSVPAWPGVTVKTALATTLLETLGYEVTQEELGSTITYEALTQEEIDAYLAAWLPAQQAMFDASLEKDAIVDLGNNVDGARLGFAVPTYVYEAGVTSAEDLADEEIADKLDRTIYSIEVGSGMSDTLNGAVENDTYGLGDWDLSETSTPGMLSAVDAAIDREEWIVFAGWTPHWMNIEYDVQYLTDTQDMWGPEGGRSDVRSLVSTAFNASNPNATRLLDQLSFTADDQSAMIRGFSYEEREPEEVALEWMRENPAKVKAFLEGVTTLDGEPAWPAVQQALEIPAA; encoded by the coding sequence ATGAACCTGTCCCTTCGCCCCCTGACGCTGGCCCTCGCCGGCACCCTGCTGGTCGCCCCGCTGGCCGTGAGCAGCGTGGCCCAGGCCGCCGAGCCGGAAGACGTGCGCTTCTCGGTGCCGGCCTGGCCCGGCGTGACCGTCAAGACCGCCCTGGCGACCACCCTGCTCGAGACCCTCGGCTACGAGGTCACCCAGGAGGAGCTGGGTTCCACCATCACCTACGAGGCCCTGACCCAGGAAGAGATCGACGCCTACCTCGCGGCCTGGCTACCCGCCCAGCAGGCCATGTTCGATGCCTCCCTAGAGAAGGATGCCATCGTCGACCTGGGCAACAACGTCGACGGGGCGCGCCTGGGTTTCGCCGTGCCGACCTACGTCTACGAGGCGGGAGTGACCAGCGCCGAGGACCTGGCCGACGAAGAGATCGCCGATAAGCTCGACCGCACCATCTACTCCATCGAGGTGGGCTCCGGGATGAGCGATACCCTCAACGGGGCGGTGGAGAACGACACCTATGGCCTCGGCGACTGGGATCTCTCCGAGACGTCCACGCCGGGCATGCTGAGCGCCGTCGACGCCGCGATCGATCGCGAGGAGTGGATCGTCTTCGCCGGCTGGACGCCCCACTGGATGAACATCGAGTACGACGTGCAGTACCTGACCGACACCCAGGACATGTGGGGGCCCGAAGGCGGCCGCAGCGACGTGCGTAGCCTGGTCTCCACGGCCTTCAATGCGTCCAATCCCAACGCCACCCGACTGCTCGACCAGCTCAGCTTCACCGCCGACGACCAGAGCGCGATGATCCGCGGCTTCAGCTACGAAGAGCGCGAGCCGGAAGAGGTAGCCCTGGAGTGGATGCGCGAGAACCCCGCCAAGGTCAAGGCCTTCCTCGAGGGCGTGACCACCCTCGACGGCGAGCCGGCCTGGCCGGCGGTGCAGCAGGCGCTGGAGATCCCCGCCGCCTGA